GCCTGGCAGGATAGGATTGCCCAATCCGCTGGCTCCCTTGGTGGTAGGAGCGATAGGACGAATGGTTCCATCGGCATTGTAAGCCATCGGTTCGATGATAACACTGCGCTTGTAGCTTCCGCCATCAGGCAAGGCACCATTATGAGAGAAGAAGAGCCACTGGTCGTCATAGTTGACGATGGCAGGATGAGTGGTATTACTGTTGCCGGCAATCTCACTGATGATGCCCTTGGCTGTCCAAGGTCCCATGATGTTATCCGCCATGGCGTAGGCTATCTTCTCTGGCCAGCCCGAAGCATAGCTCAGATAGTATTTCTTGCCATATTTGTGAATCCAAGGAGCCTCGGTGAATGGGAACTCGGTTCCTACATCGATGCGTTTGATTTCGCCATCAATCTCCACCATATTATCCTTCAGTTTGGCGATGTAGCACTGTCCGTTACCCCATATAATATAAGGTGTATTGTCATCGTCGATGAAGATGGCTGGGTCGATGCAAGCCCAACTGTGCTTGGAATCGAAGCAATCCTTGTTGGTGAGCATCGGTTTGCCTAACGCATCCTTGTAAGGACCCGTAATCTTATCGCTCACTGCCACACCGATGCCACACCAGTTGGTTGAAACATACCAGTAGTACTTGCCGTTTCTTTCCACCACATGACCCGCATAAGCCTGCTTGCTCTTTGCCCACTTAAAATCAGAAACCATCAGTGGGGTTGGATACTGGGTCCAATGCTTCATATCGGTGGTAGAGAAAATCTTCCAGTCGTGCATCTCGTATCTTGGATGATTACCCTTGGCATCATGACCAGCGAAAAGCCACAAGGTGTCCTTATCTACCAAAACGGCAGGGTCGGCAGTATGGATATGAGAGAAGAGCGGATTGCCTGTTGCCACGAAATCGTGCTTCAATACATAGCCCCACTTCTGCTGCAATCTCTCCATCTCGTCCTTGGTTACAGAACAAACCGTTCCATGACGAGGGAAGAAATCCTTGCGGAAAGACTCGGGCTTGGTAGAGAAAGTATTCAGATCCTTGGAAATCTGATACTCATAACGGCCTGAACCATAAAGGTCGTACATCAGCACATACTCATTCTTGTCATTAAGTTTGAATACACCGGAACCTTCCACACCGGTCTTGCTATCTGCGTAAGCATCGATAAACTTGAAGTCCTCCTTCCAAGGTCCCTTCAGGCTCTTGGCAGTAGCCTGCTGGATACCATTCTGGATTTCCTTGCCCTCAGCATTCTTAATGTTTCCTTTATAGAACATGTGGTAAACGCCGTTGCGCTCGATAATGTCGTTATCGATGCAACCATATTTGGCATTGAAGAGTACCTTTGGCTCGCTCTCGAAACCCGTAAAGTCCTTGTTGGCATAAGCATAATAGGTAACGAGACTCTTTCTGCCATCGCCCGTACGCTGAAGGGTGAAATAGATCATATACTTCTTGGCCTTCTTATCATAGATGGTCTGTGGAGCCCATACCCAATAGGCATCGCTGAAATGCTCCTTGTAGTCTTCCTTCAACACGATTTTAGAGTGCGTCCAGTTCACTAAATCTTTTGATTTCATCAATACGATGCCCGGATTATCTTTCCATCCATTCTTCACGGTGTTCATATCTGTAGCCACGATGTAATAGCAGCCATCTCCACCACGAAGGATATGAGGGTCGCGAATACCGCCACTGGTACTGATAGAGTCGCTGGCGATGACAGGCTGGTTGTCATTGAGCGCATACCAGTTCTTGGCATCCTCACTGATGGCAAAACGCAGATGTTCCTGCTGGTTGCCACTTCCCTCGAAATAAGCGAAGAGATAACCTGCAAACTTTTTGTTGGTTGCAGCCTTCTTTGCGGCAGAAACCTGGAGAGGTGTTCCCCATGCCAACGCTGCCAGCAACAAAGAACTGAATGTAATCTTCATCTTCATGATTTTCTTTTAAGTTAGTGTTATTATTGTTTTTGTTGTTTATGTCATAATACACATCAAGAACTCCATATACTTATTTTTTTAATAAGCTCAATCCTTACAAGCCCAAACATAAAAGAGTTGCTTATAGTGTTAAAACTACATTTATTGAGTTGCGGCTGCAAAGATACTAAATAATATGTAAACTAACAAGCGTTCATGAAGAAAAATTTCTTCTGCATCATAACATTCAGACAAAGGTATTACCTGAGGTTATTCCTCAACAATTCACCTATTATAATTAGCAGGAAGAATACAAGGATATAGAGATAATACTGCTCGCGCTTGATGAAATCAGCGAAACTGAATTTCCTTCTTCTATTTCCGGCCAGATAGATGTGATAGTCGTATGCCATCATAAAGACGATGGATATAGAAAACACCACCGCCATGACTCCGATGACCACGATGACATAGGACACAGAAAAAAGAGAGTTTTGTTGGTCTTGTATCATAATCTTTAGCTTTCGGTTGTTAAGTTTTAATGCAAAGGTAGCAGTAAAAATCCAAAAAGAGGTGTTGCATTCCTATGGTTGTTGTTGCATTCCTACCAAAAAAGGTGTTGCATTCGTAGGAATGCAACACCTTTTTAAACATTTATTAACCATTAAAGCTATATCATCTGTTCGCGCCACTGGTTAGGCGACAGCCCTGTCTTTTGCTTGAAAATGCGGTATATCTGTGTATGGGATGAGAATCCGCACTCAGTAGATATGGCATCATTGCTAAAATCCGGTCTTTCCTTCATCATGCGAACCGCCTCATTAAAGCGGATATCGCTGAGCCATGTACGGAAATTGGTATGCTGAGAAAGATTGAAATATTCGGTAAGTTCATTCTTCTTACAACCCAAGTTGGCAGCAAGCGAATATATGGTGACATTGCAGTCTTTGTACATTCTGTCATCACACCATTTTTCCAATGCTGCTCCAATCTCTTTCATCCGTTTTTGGGAGAAAATGTTCAAATCTGCCTGTCCATCAGCCACGGCATCCTGCTGATCTCCATAGGCAAGCTGATCTGTCAATGTAGCTGATTCCTCCAGTTCTTCCTGATCCTCCAGTTCTTCCTGTATATTCTCACCAGGTGTAATATAATAGCCCAACGAGATAAAACTATATACAAAGAATATGAAAGCAAGCAAAATCAGCGGACCTACCAGCAACAATAAGGTGTCGAAGAGAATGACTATAGGCAGAAAGGCTGCTGAGACGCATACCAATACAAGACTGGATCGTGCATATCGAACGTGTGGCAGAAGATCGCCAGCCGACTCCTCCAACAGTTTTTTCTTGCGCTTCAGTACCTCAGAATAGCTGGCATAGATGAAGTATGCCATACTTCCCATAAAGAGTGCGAGCATCACGTATAACAAACCGCCCAGATGGAGACTTTTGCTGCTGAAAACGCCAAAGATGAAGATGGCGACAATCAGCGCATAGGCAGCCGCACTACGCAAACAATAGCGACGCATGACGCTTCTTGTGCTCTCCATATTGATGATGGATAGGGTGATGGCAAAAACCACGGGAGTGTAGAACATGATATTAACGACTGCCCCCACATCAGCACCTTGGGCACGAAATCCCTGAGTCATCTGCAAGAAGTAATGTATGCAGAATACGGCCATTGATCCACAAAGCAACCACCGAGAGGTCTCGTAGCGTCTTACCTTCCATCTCACTTGCAGAGAAGCCATTGCTATATGCAAGCCCAACATGCCGGTAATGATGCAGCAAATCAACTGTAATATAAATATTGATGTCATGATTATCTAAATAAAAAAATAGAAAAGTTGCTGCAAAAGTACAACTATTTAATGAGAAATGAATAGATTTTCACAAAAAAGTTTCCCAAACTCCTTTTTTTATCTTAACTTTGCAGCCTCTATCATCTATAGCAGTCGCACTATCCATCATAGAAATAACTTCATCAAAGAAAATAAAATCATAAAAGAAAAAACATAATGGAAAATAAAAAGATTCCTTATCGTGCCATCGCTCTCGACCTCGACGGCACGCTGACCAACCACGAGAAAGTGGTGACACCTCGCACCCGTCAGGCTCTCCTGAAAGCTCAAGACAATGGTGCTATCATCATTTTAGCTTCCGGGCGCCCTACATACGGTATCCAACCAGTAGCAGAATGTCTTGAACTGGAAAAACGAGGAGGATTCATTCTTTCCTATAATGGCGGAAAGATTGTGGATGCCAAGACCGGTGAGGAATATTTCTCACAATATCTGCCAGATAGCGTGATACCTTTATTATATCAGTATGCCAAGGAAAAGAACTATGCACTCTTAGGATATGCCGGCAATGAGATCATCACCGAAATACCAGACGACCAGTATGTGAAGGAAGAATCCCGCATCAACAAGATGAACATTCGGAAGGTTGAAAAACTGCTTGATGCGCTGGAGCCTCATCCTACCAAACTCCTGATGACTGGCGACCCTACCGACATGCAGAAGGCAGAAGAAGAACTCTCTGGCATTGTAGGCGACAAAATGTCTGTTTTCCGCTCGGCTCCTTTCTTCCTGGAACTGGTTCCTAACGGCATCGACAAAGCACAGTCTTTGCAGAGATTATTGGGTAAAATCAATCTCACTCCTGCAGACATGATAGCCTTCGGTGATGGATATAATGACCTCAGTATGCTCAAACTTGCCGGTGTCGGTGTGGCTATGGCTAATGCTGCTCCTGAGGTAAGAGCGGAAGCTGACTACGTTACTCTTTCCAATGAAGAAGATGGTGTGGCTGCTGCGCTGAACCATTTTCTGGAAATGAGAAATGAGAAATGAGAAAGACTATAAAATGAGAAATTACAAATGAGAAATGAGAAAAAAGTTGGTTTCATTCTGGGTGAAACCAACTTTTTTGATGATTGTCTTATGATTTCTGAGGATCGCAGGAAATCTTCTAATGACTTCCGATTATTTCTGAACGACTTTCTTCCCATTCACAATGTAACTACCAGTTCACCGGTCTTATCATTATAATAAACGGCTATCACCTGGTTGGCTTTTAAAGTAGGAGTGATGGACTTCTCTACATTCTTAGCCTTATAATTCAAAGTCACCTTGATACTTGATGCCTGCAGGTTCTTGAGATAAACCTTGGTGGAATCCTCTGCATCCTGAATAGCCTGCAAACCGGAGCCCTTGACCGTGAAGCCTAAGATTTCGCCCTTGGAATGATTGACGTCCAAGAGGAAAGTGGCATCTGCCTTGGAATCCACAATATTGGTTTCTACCGTAAATACAGGCGCTGCACCATTGAGTTGCACATTCTTCAACTGGCATCGGGTATCACCACAGAAGTTAGACAAAAGCATGTAGGAAGCACCATCAGGGTCTGTAGCGATAACACCATTCCATCCCTCAGCTACCATCTCCTTCAAACTGATAGCCTTCTGCATCAGCTTGCGGGTACTTTCAGCATTCACATTACTATAATAGATGATATTGCGCTTATCTACAATGTCGCCAGCCTTCACATCCTTACTCTTGTCGCTATAAGAAGCATAGAGTTTGGAAGTATTCACGGAATTGTTGTTGGCACGGTTTCCAAAGCCCATGGTCTTACCATCTACGTTGACAACACCCAGAGCATTATCGATATTCACCCAGTTGGTATTCATGGTGAGGAATTGAGAACCATCACTCTGCTTGTGGGTCATACCCGTCTCCTGATTCTTGGCATTGTCGAAATAGAGCGTACGCTTGGTTCGCGTCATTTCGTCGGTACTGATAGCCATCAGACCTCCCTGATCCTTGGTAATGGTGGCAGCTGCATTGGCACGCACATAATCGGTATAGATGACAGCATTACCTGGAGTAGAATAGATGGCGAAACGATTGTTGAGCGTTCCGTCATTCATATTCAGTTCGCCGTTCATCGTATAACTGTTGCCACGGAGATTATAGATGCCGCTGACTACAGGTGTGGCGTTTGTACTCTTACCACTTACCTGATAACTACCGAGGAAGTTACCGGTATTGTTCTCACGGTAAGGTACGATCATCTTGTTCTTATCCGCACTGTTGGCTGCAATGTATCCGGTATAACTGCCCTTACCTGCACTCCATGAGAAACAGGTGAAACGGTCGGCAGTAGAGGCACGGACTATATTCTGGCAAGGGAATATACGGGCTGCAGCATAACGCTGGTTGAACGCATTCCAATCTGTAGGGGTTACATCTGCTGTAGATATGGCCTCATGCATCAGCCAGGTCATCATCACACGGTGAGCTTCTACACCCATACGGCGTGCTCCGATATCAGAGCGCAACAGCCAGGATCCGTCAGACGTTGTAGTCTGGCGTGCCTTGATATTCTTGTAAGCCAAGTTCTCAAGCATCAGCGCATCTGGATCGTTCAGGAAACACGCATTGGTAGTGTATGAAGTGATTTGGTCGAAAAGGAAGAGGCTCCAGTCATTACCATTAGGCATAGCCAGTTCACCATCTGCCAGAGCCAGCCAGTTGAGCACCTCCTTCATCACCTTGTCATTATTGTGCATGAGCGAATTGGTCTTCCACTTCTCCTCACCGATGGTCTTCTGCTGGAAGAGTTTCAGCGCCAGAGCAGCCTCGCCCAACTCCTGTATCACTACGTTCTGATAGCTCGTATGGAAAAAGTTGTGGTTCTGGAGCGTATAGTCGTCAAAAAGATTCTGTCCCTTATAGAGGTCAGCCACGGTCTTCTTGTCATAATGCGGATCAATAACGGTCGTATTATGGGCATCATTCTTATGAGAATAACTGTTGATGGCAAACTCACGGAGGCGCTCAAACCACTTAGGAGCCATCTCATCATTAGGGAACAGACCCAATGTAGCAGCCAGCACATCAGCCTCCCAACCATTCTCTTCAGCTTTCGTATCCCCGTTATAACCGGTAGGTATCGTGCGATTCAACTCATAATTGCATTCAGCCTTCAGGAGTTTCTCGATATATCCCTTCTGTTTGTCGGAGAGTTTATCCCACTGGAAATAAGCGGAATAAGCTACGGACATCGCCCAAAGTGAACTTTCCCAAACATAATCGCTACCGGAAGTAGAACCCCAGTAGTTGTTACCAGAACAGGTTTTCAACTTATTTGCCTTATGGGTAGAGTAAGCGAAAACCAGACTCTTCATCGCCATCTTTTCCAGGTCATCCCAAGTAACGCCCTCAGGCAGAGTCACCTTGTCCTTACCATATTTTACGAGGAAAGCAGAAATCATGGAGAGGTCGGCATTGGAGCGAACACCGTCCTCATTATTCTGCATGGTACTATTACACTTGAAAGCACCACATACCTCATTCACAGAATTTGGCGCAGCACAATCCTGGAAGTCATTCTTCAGATACTTGGAGAATTTAGCCAACATATTCATCAGGTCACCCTTCATGGTAGCCTCATCCACAAACTGATTGTTGATTACCCCTTCTATAGGACTGGTCACACTCTCCTCAGTAGGAGTCACCTCTTTCGCCTCATTGGAATGATCACTTACCGCTTTCACCTTTTTCTTGAAAGCAGTAGAAATCTCAGAAGTCTGTCCCTCAGTATTTCTCATTTCAGGAGCGATGACTCCCGTAGATGCAGCCATAGCTACACCAGCAGAAAGTACAATGGCAGAACAAAATGTTTGTTTCTTCTTCATTTTGTTTTTAGCTATTTATTATCAAAAAGTACATTAAAATGAGATGCAGAAATTACCTATGCGAGTACCTTTGTATAAAGATACAGGATACCAATTATCTCATGCAAAACCTGCCTGTCTCATTCCGACTGCAAAAGTAGGTTTTTATCATCAGACAGAGGGCAAGTATTCATGAATTAAAAGTCACAAATCGTTAAAACACGCAGAAAACCTCACTTTTCATTTAGGTATATTCATTTCGTCTCAAACAATTGGTGGCAAAAATACAACATTTTCCTCAAATACAAGAGAAAAGAAGCGTTTTATTTTTGTTTATAAAATAAAAAAGATATAATTATTCTTGTTATTTATAGAATTATGTGTACCTTTGCACACATAACAAATAAAAGCATATCAGCAGTTATGTTACAATTAGACAATTTCTATAAGGCTCGCTTCGTGCTGAGCAAAGTTATCAGAAAGACTGAGCTGGTTCACACTCCAAGAATCAACCCAGAGAGTGATGTCTATCTGAAGCCTGAGTGCCTCCAGAAGACGGGTTCGTTCAAGATTCGTGGTGCTTACTATAAGATTTCACAACTCACCGATGAAGAAAAGGCGAAGGGTGTGATAGCCTGTTCTGCGGGCAACCATGCTCAGGGTGTAGCTCTCGGTGCCACCGCCATGGGAGTGAAGAGTCTTATCTGTCTGCCAGAGGGTGCTCCTATTAGTAAGGTGGAAGCCACCAAGCGTCTCGGTGCAGAGGTCTGTCTGGTACCTGGTGTCTATGATGATGCCTACCAGAAGGCATTGCAACTGAAGGACGAGCATGGCTATACCTTCGTACATCCTTTCGATGATGAGAATGTCATCGCTGGTCAGGGCACCATCGGTCTGGAGATTCTCGACCAGTTGCCTGATGTAGAAGCTGTCGTCGTTCCTGTAGGTGGCGGTGGACTTATCTCTGGTGTGGCCTTTGCCATCAAGTCGCTGAATCCTAACGTCAAGGTATATGGTGTTCAGGCAGAAGGAGCAGCAAGTATGGTACAGAGTCTGCACGATCATAAACAGGAGAAGTTGCCTTCTGTAGCGACCGTTGCTGATGGTATTGCCGTAAAGGAACCGGGCAAGATTACTTTTGAAACCTGCTCCAACTACGTAGACGAAATCGTAACCGTGAGCGAGGACGAAATCTGTGCAGCCATCCTGAAACTCATAGAGAGCGAGAAGATGGTAGCCGAAGGTGCCGGTGCGGCCAGCGTGGCAGCCGTGATGTACAACAAGGTTCCGGTGAAGGGCAAGAAAACCATCTGCGTGGTAAGTGGCGGTAACATCGACGTAACCATCCTAAACCGTGTCATCACCCGTGGTCTTGCCAAGAGCGGCCGTCTCTGCACCATCGAGATGGAGCTGGATGACAAACCGGGCGAATTGGTAGAGGTTTGCTCTGTCATCGCCGGATTGGGTGGCAACATCACCGGTGTTCACCACGACCGTTCTGCCAACCGCAACAAGGTGAATGCCTGCGTGCTCCGCCTCACCATGGAGACAAGAGACGAGGAACATGTAAAAGAAATCAAGGAGGCTTTGGAATCAAAGGGATTCCATCTCTGGATAGTATAACCGTGCAGAGACTTACAAAAATCCATAAAATATAAAAAGAGGGTGCGCCGTCAGTTGATAGCGCATCCTCTTTTTATATATCATTAAAAGCTTTATTACCATCAAGCTCTTTTGTTATTGAGCTTTATCTTTAATAGAGCTACTTTACTTCCTTGAGCAAGCAAGGGCGAACCTTCTCGGTTACACCAGCTTCCTCAGTAATCACGGTAGTGAGAGGCTTGAGATCGGCAGCATTCTTTGCCACCATCACCTTGTAATTACCAGCCTCAACCTGCCACTGACTATCAACCTCATTGAAAGAAGCCAGGTTCTTGTATGGGATGTCGATAGTAACTGTCTCCGACTCACCAGGCTGCAAATTCTTAGTCTTGGCGAAACCACGAAGTTCCCTGGTTGGTTTATCCATATCCTTGCCAGGAGCTGCCACATATACCTGAACAACTTCCTTACCAGCTACCTTACCAGCATTCTTCACAGTCACCAGGACCTTGATATTGCCCTGTGCATCCTTCGTTACCACAGGTTTGCCATACTTAAAGGTAGTATAACTCATACCATAACCAAAAGGAAAAGATACAGGCACATTCTTAGTCTGGTAATAACGATAACCTACATAAACACCATCATTATACTCGGTGTAATCCACATTCTTCACGTTACCCTTGCTACCGATGCCCTTGCCCATGAACATACCAATTACATCCTTTACCTTGACATCATCAGGATAAGGGAAATTGTCCTTGGAAGGAACATCATTATAACTAACAGGCCATGTCATTGGCAGACGACCAGAAGGATTCTCCTTACCCGTCAAGATGTCGGCAACGGAATTACCACCTTCCTGACCAGGCAACCAAGACAACAAGACTGCATCAGGAGCTGCCATCCAACTCTTGGTCTCGATTACACCACAAACATTCAAGATGACTGCCACCTTCTTGCCTGCCTTGTGGAAAGCATTGCAAACACCTGCTATCATATCCTTCTCTGCCTGGGTGAGATTGAAGTTGTCGGAGAGATGACGATCCAAGAACTCACCAGATGACTTACCAATGGTGATGATAGCCATGTCGTTGTTCTTCACGGCAGCAGCCATATCCAACTCAGCAAGGCTCATTTCCGGGATAAAATGTCCTGGAAGGAAAGCCTCTAATGGATTCTCAGGCTTAGGAAGAGACTCCTTTGCCTTAGGTGCATACTCCTCATAAGCCTTGCGGATAGCCCCATCCACCTGATAGCCAGCATTCTTCAAGCCATCCAAGAGACTTACCACATACGCATGATTTACATTGCCAGAACCAGTACCGCCAGCGATGAAATCATAAGAGGTGTTACCAAAGAGGGCGATGTTCTTTACTTTCTGGATGATAGGTAAGGTATTCTTGTTGTTCTTGAGCAATACCATACCCTCGGTAGCAGCTTTGCGAGCCACCTCGGCATGTCCCTTCAAGTCTGGGTTGTTGTCAGCCACATACTGCTTGAATCTTGGGGTCTCCATGATATATTCCAGGATGTGACGCACGTTACGGTCGATGATTTCCAACGACAAGCGACCATTGAGCACCGCCTTGCGAATCTCGTCACATTGGTCCGCCTTTCCTGGCATCAAGAGGTCATTGCCTGCCTCCATCTGTGCCACGGCATTGATGCCACCAAACCAGTCGGTCATCACCATACCCTTGAAGCCCCACTCATGGCGAAGGATTTCAGTCACCAAGTCGCAACGCTCGCTCGACATCGTGCCATTGATGAGGTTATAGGAGGTCATGATGGTCCAAGGCTGAGACTCCTTCACCACAATCTCGAATGGCTTGAGATAGATTTCTCTAAAAGTACGAGGATTGCCGATGACATTGTTTCGCGTGCGATTGGTCTCCTGGTTATTCAAGGCAAAGTGCTTCACGGAAGTTCCCACGCCATTGCTCTCGATACCATTCACCATAGCTGCGCAAATCTTACCTGCCAACAATGGATCCTCTGAATAATACTCAAAGTTACGACCGCAAAGTGGGTTGCGCATGATGTTGGTGGCTGGAGCCAAGAGGACATCCACACCATAGTGCTTTACCTCGTCGCCCATAGAAGTACCCACAGAGTGAACCAAGTCGGCATTCCAGGTGGCACTCATCACGGTAGCCACAGGGAAATGAGTGCAGTAGAATGTCTTATTGGTATCCTTGCGCTTGGCATCGATACGCAGACCAGCAGGTCCATCTGCCACTACGGTAGTAGGAATACCAAGTCGCTCGATGCCATTCACTTGTCCTGCGGCACCAGGCACCAACTGACCTTGGTTGCCGATGGTAGCCGTCATGTTTGATTTTACTTTGCCAGTAGAGCCCACCAACAGTTCTATCTTTTCATCAAGGGTCATAGCCTGGATGACATCCTCAATAGGAGAAACGCCCAACTTGGGTGTTGTCTGGGCTGGGCACAATGTAGTCGAAGCCAAGAACACACAAGTGGTAATCATTACTTTCTTAATTTTTATCATATTATCAAATCGTTTATGTCGTTAGAAAATCTTTTGTGCAAACTCTGTGAGATAGACGCGCCAGTTGCGCCAGATGTGGCCGCCCTCGGTCTCCATATAGGTATATTTATACCCCTTCTCATCGAAATAGCGACGCAAGCCGGCTGTACTCTTATACAAGAAGTCGGTCTTTCCCATACCTATCCAATACAATTTTGGCTTGTTCTTAAACAAGGTTGCCAACTGCTGCTTCGCCTCCTCGTCCTCTTGCAGCATCTTATAGAAATCGGTGCGAAAATCGCCAGTCTTTCCCACATGCAAACCAGCGGAGAATAGACCAACGTAATCAAACTTATTAGGGAAACGGCGAGAAATGTCAAAGGAGTGTCCACCACCCATTGACAAACCGCAGATAGCACGATGCGCCTTATCCTTGCCCACCTTGTAATGGCTCTCCACATAGTTCATCACATCAGGGAAGCTCTCATCCATCGTAGCCACCGCCTTGGCACCTTGATAGCCATAGAAAGAAGGAATGTATTGACCTGCCGACCACTCACCTGGAGCAGCCTGGCAATTAGGATTGCCATTGGTCATCACCACGACCATAGGCTTAGCCTTGCCTGTAGCTATCAAGTTGTCGAGAATCTGGGAGGCACGTCCCAAGGTTGTCCAAGCATCCTCATCACCACCTGCGCCATGAAGCAAGTAGAGCACTGGGTAATCCTTTCCCTTGTCGTAACCTGCTGG
This is a stretch of genomic DNA from Segatella hominis. It encodes these proteins:
- a CDS encoding helix-turn-helix domain-containing protein, whose translation is MTSIFILQLICCIITGMLGLHIAMASLQVRWKVRRYETSRWLLCGSMAVFCIHYFLQMTQGFRAQGADVGAVVNIMFYTPVVFAITLSIINMESTRSVMRRYCLRSAAAYALIVAIFIFGVFSSKSLHLGGLLYVMLALFMGSMAYFIYASYSEVLKRKKKLLEESAGDLLPHVRYARSSLVLVCVSAAFLPIVILFDTLLLLVGPLILLAFIFFVYSFISLGYYITPGENIQEELEDQEELEESATLTDQLAYGDQQDAVADGQADLNIFSQKRMKEIGAALEKWCDDRMYKDCNVTIYSLAANLGCKKNELTEYFNLSQHTNFRTWLSDIRFNEAVRMMKERPDFSNDAISTECGFSSHTQIYRIFKQKTGLSPNQWREQMI
- a CDS encoding Cof-type HAD-IIB family hydrolase translates to MPYRAIALDLDGTLTNHEKVVTPRTRQALLKAQDNGAIIILASGRPTYGIQPVAECLELEKRGGFILSYNGGKIVDAKTGEEYFSQYLPDSVIPLLYQYAKEKNYALLGYAGNEIITEIPDDQYVKEESRINKMNIRKVEKLLDALEPHPTKLLMTGDPTDMQKAEEELSGIVGDKMSVFRSAPFFLELVPNGIDKAQSLQRLLGKINLTPADMIAFGDGYNDLSMLKLAGVGVAMANAAPEVRAEADYVTLSNEEDGVAAALNHFLEMRNEK
- the ilvA gene encoding threonine ammonia-lyase, translating into MLQLDNFYKARFVLSKVIRKTELVHTPRINPESDVYLKPECLQKTGSFKIRGAYYKISQLTDEEKAKGVIACSAGNHAQGVALGATAMGVKSLICLPEGAPISKVEATKRLGAEVCLVPGVYDDAYQKALQLKDEHGYTFVHPFDDENVIAGQGTIGLEILDQLPDVEAVVVPVGGGGLISGVAFAIKSLNPNVKVYGVQAEGAASMVQSLHDHKQEKLPSVATVADGIAVKEPGKITFETCSNYVDEIVTVSEDEICAAILKLIESEKMVAEGAGAASVAAVMYNKVPVKGKKTICVVSGGNIDVTILNRVITRGLAKSGRLCTIEMELDDKPGELVEVCSVIAGLGGNITGVHHDRSANRNKVNACVLRLTMETRDEEHVKEIKEALESKGFHLWIV
- a CDS encoding glycoside hydrolase family 3 C-terminal domain-containing protein translates to MKKVMITTCVFLASTTLCPAQTTPKLGVSPIEDVIQAMTLDEKIELLVGSTGKVKSNMTATIGNQGQLVPGAAGQVNGIERLGIPTTVVADGPAGLRIDAKRKDTNKTFYCTHFPVATVMSATWNADLVHSVGTSMGDEVKHYGVDVLLAPATNIMRNPLCGRNFEYYSEDPLLAGKICAAMVNGIESNGVGTSVKHFALNNQETNRTRNNVIGNPRTFREIYLKPFEIVVKESQPWTIMTSYNLINGTMSSERCDLVTEILRHEWGFKGMVMTDWFGGINAVAQMEAGNDLLMPGKADQCDEIRKAVLNGRLSLEIIDRNVRHILEYIMETPRFKQYVADNNPDLKGHAEVARKAATEGMVLLKNNKNTLPIIQKVKNIALFGNTSYDFIAGGTGSGNVNHAYVVSLLDGLKNAGYQVDGAIRKAYEEYAPKAKESLPKPENPLEAFLPGHFIPEMSLAELDMAAAVKNNDMAIITIGKSSGEFLDRHLSDNFNLTQAEKDMIAGVCNAFHKAGKKVAVILNVCGVIETKSWMAAPDAVLLSWLPGQEGGNSVADILTGKENPSGRLPMTWPVSYNDVPSKDNFPYPDDVKVKDVIGMFMGKGIGSKGNVKNVDYTEYNDGVYVGYRYYQTKNVPVSFPFGYGMSYTTFKYGKPVVTKDAQGNIKVLVTVKNAGKVAGKEVVQVYVAAPGKDMDKPTRELRGFAKTKNLQPGESETVTIDIPYKNLASFNEVDSQWQVEAGNYKVMVAKNAADLKPLTTVITEEAGVTEKVRPCLLKEVK
- a CDS encoding esterase is translated as MKKITFLATALLLSMSSFAQQALFDNVPVVSPEVNANHTVTFRLKAPNAQKVQITGDFLPTKQIDTPVGKYDAPGVADLVKDDKGVWSFTSTNLSPELYSYNLILDGVKIVDPGSVYITRDITSETNIFILSDKKGDCGDLYTVNEVPHGNVQKVWYDSPTLKMQRRMTVYTPAGYDKGKDYPVLYLLHGAGGDEDAWTTLGRASQILDNLIATGKAKPMVVVMTNGNPNCQAAPGEWSAGQYIPSFYGYQGAKAVATMDESFPDVMNYVESHYKVGKDKAHRAICGLSMGGGHSFDISRRFPNKFDYVGLFSAGLHVGKTGDFRTDFYKMLQEDEEAKQQLATLFKNKPKLYWIGMGKTDFLYKSTAGLRRYFDEKGYKYTYMETEGGHIWRNWRVYLTEFAQKIF